In Ignisphaera sp., the DNA window AAGTCTTGAAGTTCAAATATCATACAGAGAAACCTAGATAAGCTTAGATTAATCTATCTATACAGATGCGATCCTTCTATACAAATATTCAGAAGACACATCTATAAACAATGTATATAGCTTCAATACGCTACTTACAATACTGATAATCATCTTGATGTCGAAAACTACATCTGTTTATTAAAATGTCTATATCTTTGATGTTTATGAAGATCTTGTTGTGATTATTTTATTTTCATTATTTTTGTTCATATACATTGAAATAAAGAGCGTTAAATTTATTGAACATATAGCATTATGATTTGATCCTCTCCACCCTAAAAGATGGCTTCATAATGTAAAAGATTTTGTAAACATAGAACATAGTTATAGAAAGTCAAAACTACATTGTATATAGAGTTTGGTAAACAAAATCAAGAATTACTGATTTTCTATATAGAGTATTGAGAACTACTATCTCTTACTTAGAGCATCTATACCTGAAGAAATATAATGAATTATTTAGATTCAATCTTCTGTTTCATTAATCTCGAGATCCTGAGAACTATAGACAGATATAACAAACAGATATAATAGATAGATAGACATGATAAAGTGTAGCTCTTTTTTTATTTAGCTCTACACGATTTAAGATACTAATTGTGATAAGTTAATAATTATTTATAGTTAGTTGGAGCTAGAGATTTGCTAGATGATGTATTCGCTCCGTGCTGAAGTATTATGATGATGTCGGCCTGTTCTGATAAATTAACATTGAATTGTGTATTCGAGTATATCCGTAATTGTGCTTAGACTTTATGTATTTTTCTGATTCTCTTGTCGTTTTAATTGAGATAGAATGTATCTTTAGAATCTTTTATCAGTTTCTAAAGCTGTATTGTTTTTAGGAAATTCTGTGAAATTAGAACATGTATATTTATAATTATTTGAATGTTATTCAATAGAATTATTTGAATATCTAGGTAATCTATTTGCAAGATTTAATGAAGTGTAGAGCTGTGTTTAAAACTGAATAAAAGTGGTTAGATACTGAGTATTGATGTAGAGCTCATGGTTATCATGATGATTAGACTATGACTTGTTGTTTTTCAATTCAATAATTATTTTATCTCCTCTATATATAACCTCTGTATCTGGTTGAGCTTCTTCGATGCCTCCACCTCTCTCTCTATCAACTATAACTATTTTGAAGACAATATCATTTATGCTGTATTTACCTACCTTGTTATCTATAATCAGCTTGGATTCTTCTTCAGACCATTTCAAGGGTATTAATGTGTATTCTCCTAGCTCGTATCTATAGGTTTCACCATCATCTATATATATGTAGAATTCTGAATCTCTTCCTCTATAAACCCTAAGCTCTATCTCATTCACCTCTTCCATAGAGTTCTTGATACCTGAAGAAGCCATAGGAATAAGAGAACCTGCTCTTATATGTAGTGGTATTCTGTCTAGTGGAGCTTCAACTCTAATGTATTTTCCTCCATAGAATTTCTCTCCAGACCAAAAGTCATACCAAAGACCTTTTGGTATATAGACTTCTCTTTCATATGTTGATGGTGTTGTGATGGGGGAGACCATGATATAGGGTCCGAACATATATTGATCATCTATATCTAGAACTTCAGGATCTTCTCTAAAATCCATCACTAGAGGCCTTATGATTGTATAATCTTCGCTATAGACCTTCCACATAAGTGTGTAAATATATGGCAATAATCTGTATCGTAGCTTAATGAATTTCGTAAGTATCTTTTCTACTTCTTCACCAAATCTCCATGGTTCCTTTGGATAATAGGTTCCATGAACTCTAAAGATAGGATTAAAGACTCCAAACTGGAACCATCTAATAAATAGCTCTCTATAGCCTTCTGTATCCGGGTTACCGCTAAAGAAACCACCTATATCTGTTGTCCAATAAGGTAGACCTGAGATAGAGTAATTTAGTCCAGCCTGTATCTGTGACCTAAAGGTGGTCCAATCACCTGTTACATCACCAGACCAATTAATTACACCATACCTTTGTATACCAGCAAAACCAGATCGAGTTAGTATAACTACTCTTTTGTTCGAAACTTTTCTTTGGCCTTCGTAAACAGCTTTAGATTCAAGAAGTGGATAAAGGTTTAGATACTTAATCATCTTACCTTTACCTGTATCTAGATCCTTTTGCCATGTTGTGTATATAAGTAGAGGTTTTACTTCTGGTTCAGATGCATCTAGCCACCAACCATCAACACCTATGCTGAAGAACGATTCTTCAATCTTCTTCCAGAACCATTCTCTACACTTTTCATTGAATACATTCAGAAGACCAAAGTCTCTATCACCTCCATCCATAATACACCCTATCTCTTTAATCTCATTATAGATATCGGTATTCTTCTCGAAAATAGGCCATATAGATATAGCTAGTCTAACACCCATACTATGAATTTCTTCAACCATTTTCTTTGGATCTGGATAATACTCTTCATCAAATTTAAAGGCATTCCACCCATATTTACCCCAGTACCTCCAGTCTTGAACAATAATATCTATTGGTATACCTCTGTCTCTAAACATCTTAACTACAGAAACTATCTCTTCTTGAGACGCGTATCTTTCTTTAGATTGCCAATATCCAAGAGCATACTTAGGTAGTAGAGGTGCTTTACCTGTTAAATATCTATATCCTTGTATAACACGATCTATATCAGGTCCATAGATAAAGTAGTAATCTAGTACCTTTCCAGCTTCAAACCACATCCTCAACTTATTACCTCTAGAGCTGAAGACCCCCATGGAATACATATCCCATAGAATACCATAACCTTTGCTTGAAATCATGAAAGGTACAGCTATATCTGTATTTCTTTGAGCTAGATAAACAGTTCTATTCCTATAATTAAAACCCGAATGCGATGAATAGCCAGCATGTTGACCTAATCCATAGAGGGCTTCATCTACATCTATAACAAATGTATGTTCAAAACTATAGAGAGCTTCACCATAATTCTTAAGATCAAAAGCTTTTCTATCAACTTCAGAAAGCTTTACATCTCTGGTTTCAAAATCTATAGAGTTTCTATGTCTATCAATATAGACACATACTTCATCAGTACAAACTTCTATACAACCTTCTCTATCATCAATACTATATCCATAGAGCATAGGTCTACTAATGATCACAAAACTATCTTCAACACTTCCTCCATAGGGTATATGAGTTACACGAACAATATTTGAACGATACACATAGATCCTAAGTTTACCGAGACCAAAATCCACTTCAACAAATTCTCTACCTTTAACCATATAATTCACATTCTTATTCATTGACTTATATCAAATATCAAGTAACACAAATTTAACCTTTAATCAGAAGCACCATTAAATGAATACTGTAGAACAATACCACATAGACATAGAGCTAATAAATAAAACATGCTGTGTTATTGATTTTATTCCCACTGACTATGACTAGTTATGTTAACAAACTTGTCATAGTCTGTAAAGTTCGTATACCATCTATCTATATTAATGATAGTATTTCTATAGAGACCTAACCTTCAGTATTTAATTTATTTAAACTTCACTAATAGTTATATTTAAATAATTTTAATTCACTTCTTGTTAGGTTTAGAGGTGTTATAGTTATGAAGATAAGAGATATAGTGTTAGCTGTTGTAAATGCCGCTCTTTATGCATTGGTTGGCGTAGCTACTACTTTTGGAATTTTCGCTATTGCTGTTGGAGGTGTCAGATTCTGGCCCTCGGTTTTTATACCAGCTGTTTTTGCTGAAGTTTTTGGAGCTTTAGTTGGTGGTCTTGGTGCAGCTATAGGGATATTTGTAAGCGATATGGTTGTTCATGGTAATGCATTGATCAGTCTAACAATAGGTGTTCCTGCAAACTTTATAGGTTTCTATATCCTTGGATTCATAGCTAGAAAGGGATCAAGAGAATCTAAATTTTTGGCTTTATTAGCCATAGTTATACAGTTTGTTCCCGGAATAGCTCTCTACTATCTCTATAGCGTAGGTTTCATAGATCTTGCCACAACTATAGTATTTATTGGTGTTGCATTAATATCTGCAATAGCTATAGCCACTTCATTAGTTATTTTAATGTTTCGCAAGAAAAGCTATATCTATCCAAATGAAGCTCTAGCATATAGTTTAGGGCTTATGGTAGGCTCTCTCTACATAGGCTTGGGGCTATGGCTCTATAGCTATATAGCTAGACTAGATATAGCTACAATACCTCCCGAATTTCAGGTCAGAGCACCTTTTGTTGCTGCATTAGCATGGTTTCTCTGGACATATTATACAGAGATACCGTTTATGATATATCTAGCACCACCTATAGTGAGAGCTATAGAGATGTGGATGAAGAAATATGGATAGAGAAGAAAGAACGGTGAAAGTAAAGGCTAGAGCTTCTTCAGGTCTTTCAGGCTTTTTTGTACCCCATATAACAGGTAGTCTGGAGACAACAGGTGCTGCTGGAGGAGGTCTTGGTATAGACAGCACTATTACTGTAGAGATTTCTCTAGAGGCTTTGGACAGAAGCCAAGGATCTGTAGCTTTATTGAACATAATCAATGGTGTTGAGGTAAATAGTTGTTTAGCTAGATACATAGTCGAGAAAATACTATCCATATCCGAGGAAAAAAGTAATAGAATAATCATAAAACAGAGTATTTCTGTACCAATAGGTGGTGGATACGGCACAAGTGGAGGATCAGCTGTTGCTATATCTTTCGCATTAGCTAAGGCTCTAAATGTCCCTCTAGACTTTTACACAATTACAGAAATAGCTCATGAGGCAGACATAGTCTGTAAAACAGGTCTGGGAACAGTTGTCGGTATCGTGAAGCCATGCAACGGTATAACGATTGTGAGAAAACCAGGAGGACCTAGATATGCTGAGATAATGTGTATACCTATCGATGATTCTCTTTTAGCATTAACAGCCTTTTACAAACCCATACCGAAAAACACTATACTCACTAATCTAGAAGATCTAGAGAAAGTCAGAGCAATTGGGCTAGAGACTTTAAGAAAGATTGAGCTAAACCCGACCCCAGAAACCTTTATAGATAATTGCTATAGGTTTGCTATAGACTCAAAAATAATGACACCAACAGTCAGAAACACCATAGAGTTGCTAAACAAAGTTGAAGGAGTTATAGGAGCATCAATGAATATGATTGGTGAAGCACTATTTGCTTTAATAGACAAAAATGTTGTTGATAACGCAGTAGAAGCTGTAATGACTACAGATCCTAAATGGATATATATATGGAGACCCGGCAATAACGGTATAGATATAGAGGTAATTAAACATTCGGAAACAACATGATGAATTTCGAGCTATCTGAGTAAATGATGTTGGACACCCTAGCTGATTGGGCGACAGATATGGATAAAGAGGATTATCGTGATTCTTGTAGACATGGAGCTGTTCTAAAGGCTGAAGATGTATGGTTTAGATACGAAGATAGATATGTTTTAAGAAATGTATCTCTAGATATAGATCAAGGAGAGATAGTTATAGTTATGGGTCCCAATGGTGCTGGAAAGTCTACTCTACTAAAGATTTTTTCTGGGATACTTAGACCCGAAAAAGGTGATGTATATGTATGTGGCTACAACACTAAGAACGTTTCTGAAGGATTTCTAGCTAAATTTATAGGCTATATTCATCAAAATCCATGGTTCCATATATTTAATCCAAAGGTTATAGACGAAATAACTTTTACAGCTAGAAATCTGGGTATGGATATACAACATATCGAGAAAAACGTTCTCGATATAGCTACTAGACTCGATATAGTGGATCTACTAGATAGATCTCCATTCACATTAAGCGAGGGAGAGGTACGAAGAGTCGTTATAGCATCTGCTCTTGTACACAATCCCGCTGCATTACTTCTAGACGAACCTACTGCAGGTCTTGATTATATACTGAAGAAGAATTTCATAGATATGATTAAGAGGATCAATAATCATTACAGAACAACAGTAGTGATATCTACACATGATTTAGATCTACTTACCCTAATACCGAGCTCTAGACTTATTGTTCTAGCTAACGGTGAGATAATCTATGATGGATCAGTTAGAGAAGCTATAGAATTTGTTGAAAATCTCTATAGATATGGTCTAGGGATTCCTGCTGAAATAGAGCTATCAAAAAGACTTGGTATAGATTTTGAAGAACTACAGACATTTGTAGACATTTTACTGCATATGGATAAACTTCGGGATGTGATTTGTCATTAACAAGTTTATATCTGAAGAATATTTCACGAGTATTTCTATATCGTCCAAACGAGAAAAAAGTCTATGAACTTCATCCAGTCTCTAAGATTGTTTTTACAATATTTACCACAACTATAGCTATAGCCTCTAGACCAGAGCTGGTCTTAACTACATTAGCAGTTCTTGTTCTACTATCTATTTTTCTGATTAATTGGAGAAATACTTTCTCCTTGGTGATTTCTGTATTCTTATTTATAGCACCTATGGTGTTTTTTGTAC includes these proteins:
- a CDS encoding glycoside hydrolase family 31 protein; translation: MVKGREFVEVDFGLGKLRIYVYRSNIVRVTHIPYGGSVEDSFVIISRPMLYGYSIDDREGCIEVCTDEVCVYIDRHRNSIDFETRDVKLSEVDRKAFDLKNYGEALYSFEHTFVIDVDEALYGLGQHAGYSSHSGFNYRNRTVYLAQRNTDIAVPFMISSKGYGILWDMYSMGVFSSRGNKLRMWFEAGKVLDYYFIYGPDIDRVIQGYRYLTGKAPLLPKYALGYWQSKERYASQEEIVSVVKMFRDRGIPIDIIVQDWRYWGKYGWNAFKFDEEYYPDPKKMVEEIHSMGVRLAISIWPIFEKNTDIYNEIKEIGCIMDGGDRDFGLLNVFNEKCREWFWKKIEESFFSIGVDGWWLDASEPEVKPLLIYTTWQKDLDTGKGKMIKYLNLYPLLESKAVYEGQRKVSNKRVVILTRSGFAGIQRYGVINWSGDVTGDWTTFRSQIQAGLNYSISGLPYWTTDIGGFFSGNPDTEGYRELFIRWFQFGVFNPIFRVHGTYYPKEPWRFGEEVEKILTKFIKLRYRLLPYIYTLMWKVYSEDYTIIRPLVMDFREDPEVLDIDDQYMFGPYIMVSPITTPSTYEREVYIPKGLWYDFWSGEKFYGGKYIRVEAPLDRIPLHIRAGSLIPMASSGIKNSMEEVNEIELRVYRGRDSEFYIYIDDGETYRYELGEYTLIPLKWSEEESKLIIDNKVGKYSINDIVFKIVIVDRERGGGIEEAQPDTEVIYRGDKIIIELKNNKS
- a CDS encoding ABC transporter ATP-binding protein, which codes for MDKEDYRDSCRHGAVLKAEDVWFRYEDRYVLRNVSLDIDQGEIVIVMGPNGAGKSTLLKIFSGILRPEKGDVYVCGYNTKNVSEGFLAKFIGYIHQNPWFHIFNPKVIDEITFTARNLGMDIQHIEKNVLDIATRLDIVDLLDRSPFTLSEGEVRRVVIASALVHNPAALLLDEPTAGLDYILKKNFIDMIKRINNHYRTTVVISTHDLDLLTLIPSSRLIVLANGEIIYDGSVREAIEFVENLYRYGLGIPAEIELSKRLGIDFEELQTFVDILLHMDKLRDVICH